The nucleotide sequence TCTGACGCGTTTATATTTACCGCAGTGACATTCCCAATCCCGTGTAGGGCCAAAAATCTTTTCACAAAACAGGCCTTCCCGCTCTGGTTTTAAGGTGCGGTAGTTGATTGTTTCCGGTTTCTTTACCTCACCGCTTGACCAGGCGCGGATTTTTTCAGGCGATGCTAAGCCAATGCGAATTCGATCAAAATTGTTGACATCCAGCAAGGGCTGTCCCTCCTTTTTGTCCTGCAACCACCTTACACACTATAAGTCAGTATCATCGTCATCAAAACCATCAAGGTCATCAAGATCCAAGTCTGTGTCCAGATCTAAATCACCATCAAGATCATCTAAATCCACATCGCTGTCCGGATCTAAATCATCCTCATCAAGGGGGCTCACATCCAGCTGCTCTTCATCAGCGTCTTGATCTTCATCATCGCTGTCATCGGCTGCTGCCGTTTTTCTTGAACGCGGCGCTGGTTCTTCAGCAAGAACTCCTAACCCGAGCTCTTTCGCCATTTCGCTGATGTCTTCTTCCTCTTCCTTGATTTCGATTTCTTCCTCTTCTTCGCTGAGCACCCTCACGTCAAGACCTAAGCTCTGCAGCTCTTTGATTAAGACCTTGAAGGATTCAGGCACACCCGGTTCCGGGATGTTTTCGCCTTTGACGATGGATTCATAGGTTTTCACCCTGCCGACGACGTCGTCTGATTTAACTGTCAGCATTTCCTGCAGTGTATAAGCTGCTCCATAAGCCTCCAGAGCCCATACTTCCATTTCACCGAAGCGCTGACCGCCGAACTGGGCTTTACCGCCAAGCGGCTGCTGAGTTACTAAGGAGTAAGGTCCGGTGGAACGAGCGTGAATCTTATCGTCAACCAAGTGGGCCAGCTTAATCATGTAAATTACACCCACAGTAACAGGGTTGTCGAATGGTTCTCCGGTACGGCCATCATAAAGGATGGTCTTACCGTTCCTAGCCATGCCCGCTTTCTCCATGGTATCCATAACTTCTATTTCAGTAGCACCGTCGAAAACAGGTGTTGCTACATGAATACCAAGATACTTCGCGGCTAAACCTAAGTGAGTCTCTAAAACCTGACCAATATTCATCCGCGATGGTACACCAAGTGGATTGAGGACAATCTGCACCGGTGTTCCATCCGGTAAGAATGGCATATCTTCGCGGGGCAGAATGCGGGAAATTACACCCTTGTTCCCGTGGCGTCCCGCCATCTTGTCCCCGATTGAAATCTTCCGTTTTTGAGCGACATAAACCCTTACCAGGCGATTGACACCGGGAGCGAGCTCGTCGCCATTCTCCCGGGAAAACACTTTGACATCGACCACAACTCCACCTTCACCATGGGGAACGCGCAGCGATGTGTCCCGTACTTCCCGGGCTTTTTCACCAAAAATAGCCCGCAGCAGGCGCTCTTCCGCTGTCAGCTCGGTCTCACCTTTTGGTGTCACCTTACCAACCAGAATATCGCCAGCTTTGACCTCAGCACCAATCCGGATAATTCCCCATTCATCTAAATCTTTAAGGCTGTCTTCACCGACATTGGGGATATCGCGAGTGATCTCTTCCGGACCAAGTTTGGTATCCCGGGCCTGAGCTTCATACTCTTCGATGTGAATCGAAGTAAACACGTCTTCTTTCACTAACTCTTCGCTTAAGAGAATTGCGTCTTCAAAATTATATCCTTCCCAGGGCATAAATGCTACCATTACGTTTTTGCCCAGGGCTAATTCACCTTGGTCAGTAGACGGTCCATCGGCCAAGACCTGCCCGACCTCGATCCTTTCGCCTAACTGTACAATTGGCTTTTGATTGATGCAGGTTCCCTGGTTAGAACGCTCAAACTTGTGCAGCTTGTAGCTGTCAAGTCCGCCGTCATCGCGGCGTATGCTGATCCGCTCTGAGGAAACATACTCAACCACTCCGGAACTCTTACTGAGTATGCAGGCTCCGGAGTCAATCGCTGCCTTGTACTCCATTCCGGTTCCCACTAAAGGAGCGGAGGAACGAAGCAGCGGAACTGCCTGACGCTGCATGTTGGCACCCATGAGGGCTCGAGCTGCGTCATCATTCTCTAAGAAAGGAATTAAAGCAGTAGCAATACTGACAATTTGTTTCGGTGAAACGTCCACAAAGTCTACGTTCTCTGCGGGAACAATCTTAATCTCTTCCCGATCGCGGACTGTAACCCGGTCATTTAAGAAACTGCCTTCATCATCAGTAGGCTCATTGGCTTGAGCAATGATGTAGTTATCTTCTTCGTCGGCAGTTAAATAAACAATCTCATCTAAAACCCTGCCGTCTTCAACCCGGCGGTAGGGAGTTTCAATAAAGCCGTAGTCATTGATGCGGGCATAAGTACACAGCGATCCGATCAAGCCGATGTTTGGACCTTCAGGAGTCTCAATCGGACACATTCTGCCGTAGTGGGAATGGTGTACGTCCCTTACCTCAAAGCCGGCACGCTCACGGGACAAGCCGCCCGGTCCAAGTGCACTTAATCTTCTTTTATGAGTCAACTCTGCCAGCGGGTTAGTCTGATCCATAAACTGGGACAGCTGACTGGAACCAAAGAATTCTTTGATTGCAGCCACAACCGGTCGAATATTAATCAAAGCTTGGGGAGTAATAATGTCCACGTCTTGAATGGTCATCCGCTCCCGTACCACCCGTTCCATCCGGCTGAGACCAATTCTAAATTGGTTCTGGAGAAGCTCACCGACTGATTTGAGACGGCGATTGCCTAAGTGGTCGATATCGTCGGTGATACCAATCCCGTAAGGCAAGTTAATCAGATAATTAATCACCGCGAGAATGTCATCTTTGACAATAGTTTTGGCATCCTCATCCGGCTGTCCGTTGCTGAGTATTTTCAGTTCGTCGCCTTCTTTGGTCTTGATGAGAACACCGGGAATACCAGCTTCATGAATTGCTTCTGCTGCTTTGCGGTCAATTCTCTGGTCAGCTTCAACAAGGATCTCCCCGGTTTCGGGATGAACGACGTGTTCGGCTGATATGCGGTTGATCAACCGCTCAGTCAATCTCAACTTTTTGTTGATTTTATAGCGTCCCACCCCGCCTAAATCATAGCGCCTCGGCTCATAGAATAGAGTCTCGAACAGACTGCGGGCACTCTCCTCTGTCGGCGGTTCACCCGGACGCAGTCGCTTATAAATCTCAATCAAAGCCTCTGCTTCTGACTCGGTGTTATCCCGTTCCAGCGTTGCCTTAATAGCTTCGGCTCCGTAGTAAAGGTCGAGAATCTTATGGTTTGTTGCCACACCTAAAGCCCTGATCAGCACGGTAACCGGAATTTTGCGGGTCCGATCTACACGCACCGTAACCACATTGTTGGCATCCATCTCAAACTCCAGCCAAGCACCGCGGTTGGGAATAATATTAGCAGTATATAAGGGCTTACCTGATGTATCCACTGTAAAATTAAAGTAAGTACCCGGCGAACGCACTAACTGGCTTACTACTACCCGTTCTGCGCCATTGATAATAAAAGTTCCGTTTTCGGTCATTAAAGG is from Bacillota bacterium and encodes:
- the rpoB gene encoding DNA-directed RNA polymerase subunit beta, encoding MEMPNLIEIQRKSFDWFLNEGLLEMFQDISPIQDFTGNLVLEFIDYTLGEPKWDVDESKERDVTYAAPLKVRVRLINKETGEVKEQEVFMGDFPLMTENGTFIINGAERVVVSQLVRSPGTYFNFTVDTSGKPLYTANIIPNRGAWLEFEMDANNVVTVRVDRTRKIPVTVLIRALGVATNHKILDLYYGAEAIKATLERDNTESEAEALIEIYKRLRPGEPPTEESARSLFETLFYEPRRYDLGGVGRYKINKKLRLTERLINRISAEHVVHPETGEILVEADQRIDRKAAEAIHEAGIPGVLIKTKEGDELKILSNGQPDEDAKTIVKDDILAVINYLINLPYGIGITDDIDHLGNRRLKSVGELLQNQFRIGLSRMERVVRERMTIQDVDIITPQALINIRPVVAAIKEFFGSSQLSQFMDQTNPLAELTHKRRLSALGPGGLSRERAGFEVRDVHHSHYGRMCPIETPEGPNIGLIGSLCTYARINDYGFIETPYRRVEDGRVLDEIVYLTADEEDNYIIAQANEPTDDEGSFLNDRVTVRDREEIKIVPAENVDFVDVSPKQIVSIATALIPFLENDDAARALMGANMQRQAVPLLRSSAPLVGTGMEYKAAIDSGACILSKSSGVVEYVSSERISIRRDDGGLDSYKLHKFERSNQGTCINQKPIVQLGERIEVGQVLADGPSTDQGELALGKNVMVAFMPWEGYNFEDAILLSEELVKEDVFTSIHIEEYEAQARDTKLGPEEITRDIPNVGEDSLKDLDEWGIIRIGAEVKAGDILVGKVTPKGETELTAEERLLRAIFGEKAREVRDTSLRVPHGEGGVVVDVKVFSRENGDELAPGVNRLVRVYVAQKRKISIGDKMAGRHGNKGVISRILPREDMPFLPDGTPVQIVLNPLGVPSRMNIGQVLETHLGLAAKYLGIHVATPVFDGATEIEVMDTMEKAGMARNGKTILYDGRTGEPFDNPVTVGVIYMIKLAHLVDDKIHARSTGPYSLVTQQPLGGKAQFGGQRFGEMEVWALEAYGAAYTLQEMLTVKSDDVVGRVKTYESIVKGENIPEPGVPESFKVLIKELQSLGLDVRVLSEEEEEIEIKEEEEDISEMAKELGLGVLAEEPAPRSRKTAAADDSDDEDQDADEEQLDVSPLDEDDLDPDSDVDLDDLDGDLDLDTDLDLDDLDGFDDDDTDL